From Rudanella lutea DSM 19387, a single genomic window includes:
- a CDS encoding family 20 glycosylhydrolase yields the protein MNIKLIPVLWLLVGVAAWAKPPALIPAPRQVIWTNETFRLQRLIRVQAPDAQARVVADSVVAFLRQHGATSTFTRSEGGAQVVFKLEPSGAFRDKPEGYSITVSAKGAQLTAATERGLFWAYRTLQQLVQPGPNPSLAGCQIIDYPAFPVRGLMHDTGRSFITLDTLRAHLQQMSRYKLNTFHWHLTEDIAWRLASDSLPALTEAVNMQRDPGGFYTKAEVRELLRFARDRHIQIIPELDMPGHSAAFRRATGVDMQSEPGKKWAKSLIREVCALFDSPYLHIGTDEVAFRDSMFVPTMMAVVRECGKAVIGWYPGGTMDSTAIRQLWMSARKPLPGMRVIDSRDLYLNHYATQADLISLFQRDFCDVPEATPRHLGAIACIWNDRRPASTAQLERLNGLYPILLTFAERIWRGGGRPETETGVVLTDPVAFAEFEDRLLTHKRLHFGQKVFPYVRQSGLHWRILGPFPNGGNLNASFPPEEGNLHFPGVLATGATVYLRHTWGQPVVRSYLPDPKPNHTAYAFTEVYSPKAQTVGLWVDFHNYGRSEKDAAPPAGAWDHKGSAIWLNGERVPPPIWQQAGLRPGSLEQPYQNEPYEAREPITVSLKPGWNRVLLKLPVGSFSTPEYRLVKWLFTAVFVRREGAHWETADDLIFSPDRSLKTP from the coding sequence TTGAACATAAAATTAATCCCGGTACTCTGGCTGTTGGTTGGGGTAGCCGCCTGGGCCAAACCACCGGCTCTCATTCCGGCCCCGCGTCAGGTTATCTGGACAAACGAAACCTTCCGGTTGCAACGCCTAATCCGCGTGCAAGCCCCCGACGCTCAGGCGCGTGTTGTGGCCGATTCGGTGGTTGCGTTTCTGCGGCAGCACGGCGCAACGTCTACGTTTACTCGTTCAGAAGGCGGTGCTCAGGTCGTTTTTAAACTGGAGCCATCGGGTGCCTTTCGGGATAAACCGGAGGGCTATTCGATTACCGTTTCGGCAAAAGGCGCGCAGCTCACGGCTGCCACCGAGCGGGGCCTGTTTTGGGCCTACCGAACCCTGCAACAGTTGGTGCAGCCCGGCCCGAACCCCTCGCTCGCGGGTTGTCAGATTATCGACTACCCGGCGTTTCCGGTGCGAGGGCTCATGCACGATACCGGCCGGAGTTTTATCACGCTCGATACGCTACGGGCGCATCTTCAGCAAATGTCGCGCTACAAGCTGAACACTTTCCACTGGCACCTGACCGAGGATATTGCCTGGCGATTGGCAAGCGACAGTTTACCCGCCCTCACCGAGGCCGTCAATATGCAACGCGACCCCGGCGGTTTTTACACCAAAGCCGAGGTGCGCGAACTGTTGCGGTTTGCCCGCGACCGGCACATTCAGATTATTCCCGAACTCGACATGCCCGGACATAGCGCGGCTTTTCGGCGGGCAACGGGCGTCGATATGCAGTCGGAGCCGGGTAAAAAGTGGGCGAAAAGCCTTATCCGGGAGGTGTGCGCTTTGTTTGACTCGCCCTATCTGCATATCGGTACCGACGAGGTGGCCTTTCGCGATTCGATGTTTGTGCCGACCATGATGGCCGTGGTGCGCGAATGCGGCAAAGCGGTGATTGGCTGGTATCCGGGTGGCACGATGGACAGCACGGCTATTCGTCAACTCTGGATGAGCGCCCGAAAACCGTTGCCGGGCATGCGCGTCATCGACTCCCGCGATCTGTACTTGAATCATTACGCCACTCAGGCCGACCTGATTAGCCTGTTTCAACGCGACTTCTGCGATGTGCCCGAGGCTACTCCCCGCCATTTGGGGGCTATTGCTTGTATCTGGAACGACCGCCGACCGGCCTCTACGGCCCAACTCGAACGGTTGAACGGGCTTTACCCGATCCTGCTCACCTTCGCCGAGCGAATCTGGCGCGGGGGCGGTAGGCCCGAAACCGAAACGGGCGTGGTGCTTACCGACCCGGTCGCTTTTGCCGAATTTGAAGACCGGCTATTGACCCACAAACGGTTGCATTTTGGCCAAAAGGTGTTTCCGTATGTTCGGCAGAGTGGGCTTCATTGGCGGATTCTGGGGCCTTTCCCAAACGGCGGCAACCTCAATGCGTCGTTTCCGCCAGAAGAAGGTAACCTTCATTTTCCGGGCGTGTTGGCAACCGGGGCCACGGTCTATCTGCGGCACACCTGGGGGCAGCCGGTGGTGCGGTCTTACCTGCCCGACCCCAAACCGAACCACACGGCCTATGCCTTTACCGAGGTGTATTCGCCCAAAGCGCAGACCGTTGGGCTGTGGGTCGATTTCCATAATTATGGCCGCTCGGAGAAAGACGCGGCCCCACCCGCCGGAGCCTGGGATCACAAGGGTAGTGCTATTTGGCTCAACGGCGAACGAGTACCTCCGCCCATCTGGCAGCAGGCGGGTTTGCGGCCCGGCAGTCTGGAACAGCCCTACCAAAATGAGCCTTACGAAGCCCGCGAGCCAATTACCGTTTCGCTCAAACCCGGCTGGAACCGGGTGCTTCTGAAACTACCCGTCGGGTCGTTTAGTACGCCCGAATACCGGTTGGTGAAGTGGCTGTTTACGGCCGTGTTTGTGCGTCGGGAGGGAGCGCACTGGGAAACTGCCGACGACCTGATTTTCTCCCCTGATCGATCGCTAAAAACGCCTTAA
- a CDS encoding MFS transporter has protein sequence MKSLDTPETATQPKAGYYPWVVVGLLWVVALLNYLDRQMLATMRPAMLRDIAELESATNFGRLMAIFLWIYGLMSPVAGLVADRLSRKWLIVGSLAVWSGVTLLMGNATTFGQLYVLRAVMGVSEALYIPAGLSLIADFHTSRTRSLAVGIHMTGLYMGQALGGFGATLASSYSWPTTFAAFGGVGIVYAGVLAFFLKEARQPAEPQQVLAPKKPQTVGESLRLLFTNRAFWVLLLVYAIPSLPGWATKNWLPTLLATNLNIDMAQAGPLATITIAASSLVGVLLGGTLSDRLVQSHVRGRIWVSATGLSLTIPALLLLGFGSSLVHMLAAAVCFGIGFGLFDANNMPILCQFVPVQRRATAYGIMNMTGVFAGAAVTNWLGSATDGGHLGRDFAALSAVVLVAMLAQITLLRPAQAELVEGTVSDAAPVE, from the coding sequence ATGAAGTCACTTGATACGCCCGAAACCGCTACTCAGCCCAAAGCCGGTTATTACCCCTGGGTTGTGGTGGGGTTGCTCTGGGTGGTGGCCCTGCTCAACTATTTGGACCGGCAGATGCTGGCCACCATGCGCCCGGCGATGTTGCGGGATATTGCTGAGCTGGAATCGGCCACCAACTTTGGCCGGCTGATGGCGATATTTCTCTGGATTTACGGCCTGATGAGCCCGGTAGCGGGGCTGGTTGCCGACCGACTGAGCCGGAAGTGGCTCATTGTGGGTAGTTTGGCGGTTTGGTCGGGTGTGACTTTGCTCATGGGTAATGCTACTACGTTCGGGCAGTTGTATGTGCTACGGGCGGTGATGGGCGTGAGCGAAGCCCTGTACATCCCAGCCGGCCTTTCGCTCATTGCTGACTTTCATACGTCGCGCACCCGATCGCTGGCGGTGGGCATCCACATGACCGGCCTCTACATGGGGCAGGCCCTTGGTGGGTTTGGGGCTACGCTCGCAAGTTCGTACTCGTGGCCAACTACGTTTGCGGCTTTCGGGGGCGTGGGTATCGTGTATGCTGGGGTATTGGCTTTTTTTCTGAAAGAAGCCCGTCAACCGGCCGAACCTCAACAAGTACTTGCCCCAAAAAAACCGCAGACGGTTGGGGAGAGTCTGAGGCTACTCTTCACGAACCGGGCTTTCTGGGTGCTGTTGCTCGTGTACGCTATTCCGAGTCTGCCGGGGTGGGCTACCAAAAACTGGCTCCCGACCCTGCTGGCTACCAATCTGAACATCGACATGGCACAGGCTGGGCCACTGGCTACCATTACCATTGCGGCTTCGTCGCTGGTGGGGGTTCTGCTCGGCGGCACCCTCTCCGACCGGCTGGTGCAATCTCACGTGCGGGGCCGTATCTGGGTCAGCGCCACGGGCTTGTCGCTCACCATTCCGGCCTTGCTGTTGCTGGGCTTTGGTAGCTCGCTCGTGCATATGCTGGCCGCAGCAGTTTGTTTCGGCATCGGTTTCGGCCTGTTCGACGCGAACAATATGCCCATTCTGTGCCAGTTTGTACCGGTTCAGCGCCGGGCCACTGCCTACGGCATCATGAACATGACGGGGGTGTTTGCCGGTGCCGCCGTAACCAACTGGCTTGGTAGTGCCACCGACGGGGGCCACCTCGGCCGCGACTTTGCGGCCCTCTCGGCGGTGGTTCTGGTGGCCATGCTGGCCCAGATCACCCTTTTAAGGCCAGCGCAAGCCGAATTGGTGGAGGGGACGGTTTCAGATGCTGCACCGGTGGAGTAG